One genomic window of Halogeometricum rufum includes the following:
- a CDS encoding glycosyltransferase family 2 protein — MVDISIIIPTLETDPTFGWEQQLEAAAVEGEVVLRDDPTASAARNAGIREASADKLVFLDDDSDPQEGYFERVSALLDDHPAVTGRIVDTGARITRDLSNQYDQGDEAHVTETVVGCNMAIRRSVLEDVGGFDERLPYGHEETELADRISERYDFWYDPDLVVAHPFADSLLDYYGKAYRHGREAVPYYLIRGENVHSRILTQALVPTNYLGDSLRGTLFAATSQVVRTVGLLQGYRKYVRGGRSSAYTGRRNPLDE; from the coding sequence ATGGTAGACATCTCCATCATCATTCCGACGCTCGAAACGGACCCGACGTTCGGGTGGGAACAGCAACTGGAAGCCGCGGCCGTCGAGGGAGAGGTCGTCCTGCGGGACGACCCGACCGCCTCGGCGGCCAGAAACGCCGGCATCCGCGAGGCCAGCGCCGACAAACTGGTCTTCCTCGACGACGACTCCGACCCGCAGGAGGGCTACTTCGAACGCGTGTCGGCGCTGTTGGACGACCACCCGGCGGTGACCGGCCGCATCGTCGACACCGGCGCGCGTATCACGCGCGACCTCTCCAACCAGTACGACCAGGGCGACGAGGCGCACGTCACGGAGACGGTGGTCGGCTGCAACATGGCGATTCGCCGGTCGGTGCTGGAGGACGTGGGCGGGTTCGACGAGCGACTGCCGTACGGACACGAGGAGACCGAACTCGCCGACCGCATCTCCGAGCGGTACGACTTCTGGTACGACCCGGACCTCGTCGTCGCGCACCCGTTCGCCGACTCGCTGTTGGACTACTACGGCAAGGCCTACCGACACGGCCGCGAGGCGGTTCCGTACTACCTGATCCGCGGCGAGAACGTCCACTCGCGCATACTCACGCAGGCGCTCGTCCCGACGAACTACCTCGGGGACTCCCTCCGCGGAACGCTGTTCGCGGCGACGAGTCAGGTCGTGCGGACGGTCGGACTCCTGCAGGGCTACAGAAAGTACGTGCGGGGCGGTCGGTCGTCGGCGTACACCGGCCGCCGGAACCCGCTCGACGAGTGA
- a CDS encoding heparinase II/III family protein: protein MSDLQSRLARLVDGQTLPLLFHTAANMEPRQLVGVAERKVRHAVVPPLPVDFDARYDSRVPERLTCSPGPLRANTAILRRSLSADERATFRARAAEATDGDVTFLDRTVRVEDGDGVGWHGEAVYEPPALWALKFHGFEFLKGAYLGHDDPTDCPAATETFPWWLADWQADDGTDIGTEAYLRRAWTPHSVSFRLMNVARYYAWLSADEGHPALAARLHRLLHRNASFLANHVEHDVGGNHLIENGVALVIAGLLVDDAGDPWVETGVNVLCDAADQFLPDGGHFELSPMYHVQTLTRYLTALDLLRRYGRTPPAAIRDAAERGTRFLRAIEPPDGELPLLNDAVHGESLSLRACLRYASAVGVDPGPSTTTALPDSGYYWLGRGEDALLVDAGGIGPRHLPAHSHNDHLSILLWADGRPVLTDTGTYEYAPTEKRQHTRSVAAHNTVQYGDVEPIPIAGSYLMGRRFEPTVEYGVADGVTVFDGAYRRAGGGPDAYGHRRRIYADDGWWLVWDRVTASEPRPVHSRLHVDPSVAVDTTASADTTASAVPSAFALRADDDGTDGHGDGEDGRNEPLAYLSPLDADEATVGTSPYYPAFLTEVERESLTLGASGADVSFGFLLSTRPYDAVAVECDDDGPATLTLDGTERGLPETPP, encoded by the coding sequence GTGAGTGACCTGCAGTCGCGACTGGCCCGTCTCGTCGACGGTCAGACGCTGCCGTTGCTGTTTCACACGGCGGCGAACATGGAACCGAGACAGCTCGTCGGCGTCGCCGAGCGGAAGGTCCGTCACGCCGTCGTCCCCCCGCTCCCCGTCGACTTCGACGCCCGGTACGACAGCCGCGTTCCCGAGCGACTCACCTGCTCGCCGGGACCGCTCCGCGCGAACACGGCGATACTCCGTCGGAGCCTCTCGGCGGACGAGCGTGCGACGTTCCGGGCGCGCGCCGCCGAGGCCACCGACGGCGACGTCACCTTCCTCGACCGCACCGTCCGCGTCGAGGACGGCGACGGCGTCGGGTGGCACGGCGAAGCCGTGTACGAACCGCCGGCGCTGTGGGCGCTGAAGTTCCACGGCTTCGAGTTCCTCAAGGGCGCGTACCTCGGACACGACGACCCGACAGACTGCCCGGCCGCCACCGAGACGTTCCCGTGGTGGCTCGCCGACTGGCAAGCGGACGACGGCACCGACATCGGAACCGAGGCGTACCTGCGGCGCGCGTGGACGCCGCACTCGGTGTCGTTCAGGCTCATGAACGTCGCTCGGTACTACGCGTGGCTCAGCGCCGACGAGGGACACCCCGCCCTCGCCGCGCGGTTGCATCGCCTCCTCCACCGGAACGCGAGTTTCCTCGCGAACCACGTCGAACACGACGTCGGCGGCAACCACCTCATCGAGAACGGCGTCGCCCTCGTCATCGCGGGACTGCTGGTGGACGACGCCGGCGACCCGTGGGTCGAGACGGGCGTGAACGTCCTGTGCGACGCCGCCGACCAGTTCCTGCCCGACGGCGGCCACTTCGAGCTGAGTCCGATGTACCACGTCCAGACGCTGACCCGGTATCTGACCGCGCTGGACCTGCTCCGACGGTACGGGCGCACCCCGCCGGCGGCGATTCGCGACGCCGCCGAGCGCGGGACCCGGTTCCTCCGGGCTATCGAACCGCCGGACGGGGAACTGCCGCTTCTCAACGACGCCGTCCACGGCGAGTCGCTGTCGCTCCGGGCCTGCCTCCGGTACGCGAGTGCGGTCGGCGTGGACCCCGGGCCGTCGACGACGACGGCGCTCCCCGACTCGGGGTACTACTGGCTCGGGCGGGGCGAGGACGCCCTCCTCGTCGACGCCGGGGGAATCGGCCCGCGGCACCTGCCGGCGCACTCGCACAACGACCACCTCTCGATTCTGCTGTGGGCGGACGGCCGGCCCGTCCTCACGGACACCGGGACGTACGAGTACGCGCCGACCGAGAAGCGACAGCACACGCGGAGCGTCGCCGCGCACAACACGGTTCAGTACGGCGACGTGGAGCCGATTCCCATCGCCGGGAGCTACCTGATGGGCCGGCGGTTCGAGCCGACGGTCGAGTACGGCGTCGCGGACGGCGTGACCGTGTTCGACGGCGCCTACCGCCGTGCGGGCGGCGGACCCGACGCCTACGGCCACCGACGCCGCATCTACGCGGACGACGGCTGGTGGCTGGTCTGGGACCGCGTCACCGCGAGCGAACCCCGACCCGTCCACAGCCGACTCCACGTCGACCCGTCGGTCGCGGTGGACACGACCGCGTCCGCCGACACCACCGCGTCCGCCGTTCCGTCCGCGTTCGCCCTGCGCGCCGACGACGACGGGACCGACGGCCACGGCGACGGCGAGGACGGCCGGAACGAGCCGCTGGCGTATCTGTCCCCCCTCGACGCGGACGAGGCGACGGTCGGCACCAGCCCGTACTATCCGGCGTTCCTGACCGAGGTCGAACGGGAGTCGCTCACGCTCGGCGCGTCGGGGGCGGACGTCTCGTTCGGCTTCCTGCTCTCGACGCGACCGTACGACGCCGTGGCCGTCGAGTGCGACGACGACGGTCCGGCGACGCTGACGCTGGACGGGACGGAGCGCGGGCTCCCGGAGACGCCGCCGTGA
- a CDS encoding glycosyltransferase family 4 protein — protein MSESDRRIVVVSQHFPPDTSGHASRMTDMTKNLDAIGWEVDVLAPPPSFPHGEFDQQWYRSESNTIDGVNVNRIWSWQPTTSDPSVLSRLAYYITFALHATLWLLFNSRKYDVVLTTTPPIFTGMAGFVPSLTGTRWVVDVRDLWIDASVSLGFIGEGGILERSSRAFQRRVLRTGDTVAVTTEMLGEALCEQYGEELREKVVVVPNGVDMSRFGVESEPTAESEAISVPAGGSESEPATGSESTGRPSIVYVGNIGHAQDLESCIRAMKLVSHDAVLRLVGGGDTVPRLKRIAAEEGLEDRVEFVEPIPREEIPDLLSESDIGIAPLVRDEELAYAMPTKVYEYFGCGLPIVVTGCGELERFVRESGGGIHVDNDPREIAAAFDRLLADEAMRTDMGANGHEYVRTRYDRRRIAERLDGHVRELVGGD, from the coding sequence ATGAGCGAGTCGGACAGACGAATCGTCGTCGTCTCCCAGCACTTTCCCCCGGACACGAGCGGCCACGCCTCTCGGATGACTGACATGACGAAGAACCTCGACGCCATCGGGTGGGAGGTGGACGTACTCGCGCCCCCGCCGAGCTTCCCGCACGGCGAGTTCGACCAGCAGTGGTACCGGTCGGAGTCGAACACCATCGACGGGGTGAACGTCAATCGAATCTGGAGTTGGCAGCCGACCACGTCCGACCCGAGCGTCCTCTCCCGCCTCGCCTACTACATCACGTTCGCCCTCCACGCGACGCTGTGGCTGCTGTTCAACAGCCGCAAGTACGACGTGGTGCTCACGACGACGCCGCCCATCTTCACCGGCATGGCCGGGTTCGTGCCGTCGCTCACCGGCACCCGGTGGGTCGTCGACGTGCGGGACCTGTGGATAGACGCCTCCGTCTCGCTCGGCTTCATCGGCGAGGGCGGGATACTGGAACGGTCGAGTCGGGCGTTCCAGCGACGGGTGCTCCGGACGGGCGACACCGTCGCCGTGACGACGGAGATGCTCGGAGAGGCGCTGTGCGAACAGTACGGCGAGGAGTTGCGCGAGAAGGTCGTCGTCGTCCCGAACGGCGTCGACATGTCGCGGTTCGGCGTCGAATCCGAACCGACGGCCGAGTCGGAGGCCATCTCCGTCCCCGCGGGCGGTTCCGAGTCCGAACCGGCGACGGGGTCGGAGTCGACGGGCCGGCCGTCTATCGTCTACGTCGGCAACATCGGGCACGCGCAGGACCTCGAATCGTGCATCCGCGCGATGAAGCTCGTCTCGCACGACGCGGTGCTCCGCCTCGTCGGCGGCGGCGACACCGTGCCGCGACTCAAGCGAATCGCCGCCGAGGAGGGACTGGAGGACCGCGTGGAGTTCGTCGAACCGATTCCGCGCGAGGAGATTCCGGACCTGCTGTCGGAGTCGGACATCGGCATCGCACCGCTCGTCCGCGACGAGGAACTGGCGTACGCCATGCCGACGAAGGTGTACGAGTACTTCGGCTGCGGACTGCCGATCGTCGTCACCGGTTGCGGCGAACTCGAACGGTTCGTCCGGGAGTCCGGCGGCGGAATCCACGTGGACAACGACCCCCGCGAAATCGCCGCCGCGTTCGACAGACTGCTCGCCGACGAGGCGATGCGGACCGACATGGGCGCGAACGGACACGAGTACGTCCGGACCCGGTACGACCGGCGACGAATCGCCGAGCGCCTCGACGGGCACGTCAGAGAACTCGTGGGAGGCGACTGA
- a CDS encoding alkaline phosphatase family protein, which yields MILWDRIRENPKLLLRTLGDPALIGLGCNRMYYEYTRNHQYNAQGTDVFEDEDWDNLILLDACRADIYAEMTPFGGTPEVRESRGSASKQFVRGNFQDKTLHDVVYISGNRWYLQLQDELNCELHAYHDVERDVADGFVPSPEAVTRAVLELKDEYPNKRLLVHYMQPHYPYLNATNGAFELDKTGLRETVRASDVDYADVREAYRENLRYVLEHVQTLVEELDGKTVISSDHGEMLGDRLTPFPVRWVGHPPGIFTDKLTTVPWHVVSNGPRRKITAEPPVENADEVDMAEVEQNLKDLGYKV from the coding sequence ATGATACTCTGGGACCGCATCCGGGAGAACCCGAAACTGCTCCTCCGCACCCTCGGCGACCCCGCACTGATCGGCCTCGGGTGTAACAGGATGTACTACGAGTACACCCGAAACCACCAGTACAACGCGCAGGGAACGGACGTCTTCGAGGACGAGGACTGGGACAACCTCATCCTCCTCGACGCCTGCCGGGCGGACATCTACGCCGAGATGACGCCGTTCGGGGGAACGCCCGAGGTTCGAGAGTCCCGCGGGAGCGCGAGCAAACAGTTCGTGCGCGGGAACTTTCAGGACAAGACGCTCCACGACGTCGTCTACATCTCGGGGAACCGTTGGTACCTCCAGCTTCAGGACGAGTTGAACTGCGAACTCCACGCGTACCACGACGTCGAACGCGACGTCGCGGACGGGTTCGTTCCGAGCCCGGAGGCCGTCACGCGAGCGGTCCTCGAGCTCAAGGACGAGTATCCGAACAAGCGGTTGCTCGTCCACTACATGCAGCCGCACTACCCCTACCTCAACGCGACGAACGGCGCGTTCGAACTCGACAAGACGGGGTTACGTGAGACGGTGCGAGCGAGCGACGTCGACTACGCGGACGTGCGGGAAGCCTACCGCGAGAACCTCCGCTACGTGCTCGAACACGTCCAGACGCTCGTCGAGGAGTTAGACGGCAAGACGGTCATCAGCTCCGACCACGGCGAGATGCTCGGCGACCGTCTCACGCCGTTTCCGGTCCGGTGGGTCGGCCACCCGCCGGGCATCTTCACCGACAAACTGACCACGGTACCGTGGCACGTCGTCTCGAACGGGCCGCGGCGAAAGATAACGGCGGAGCCCCCCGTCGAGAACGCGGACGAGGTAGACATGGCCGAAGTCGAGCAGAACCTGAAAGACCTCGGTTACAAGGTCTAA
- a CDS encoding alkaline phosphatase family protein, translated as MHTDVRAWLEESSSEIRNGSSSKQALLKSLRGAFNGPYLSLTTRYPLGTNIYERDWDLLIVLDACRLDALRAVAPEYDYIESVDSIWSVGSASHEWICKTFTNRYRSEIEATSLITTNPFVPQTFDDRVFPPKAYSIPVMWANWDVVEKSTFKNLLQIHRHDYEEYFTAPPPEIVTDHAIEMAREDPSERMVLHYFQPHTPYISHAHREKRPLTDVESDPWKAMQNGTATKSEVWELYMDNLRFVLDNIETLLRNVDAEKVVITADHGDLFGEMGAYGHPEGFVHPDLKRVPWAIASGTDTGERTPDVDVSRQTDSDHDVEDRLEKLGYL; from the coding sequence ATGCATACCGACGTTCGTGCGTGGCTCGAAGAGAGTTCTTCGGAGATACGGAACGGGAGCTCCTCGAAGCAGGCACTGCTGAAGTCCCTTCGCGGTGCGTTCAACGGGCCGTACCTCTCCCTGACGACCCGCTACCCGCTCGGAACGAACATCTACGAACGGGACTGGGACCTCCTCATCGTCCTCGACGCCTGCCGGCTCGACGCGCTTCGAGCGGTCGCACCCGAGTACGACTACATCGAGTCCGTCGATTCCATCTGGTCCGTCGGGAGCGCGTCGCACGAGTGGATCTGCAAGACGTTCACCAACAGGTATCGCTCGGAGATCGAGGCGACGTCGCTCATCACGACGAACCCGTTCGTCCCGCAGACGTTCGACGACCGGGTGTTCCCGCCCAAGGCGTATTCCATACCCGTGATGTGGGCCAACTGGGACGTCGTCGAGAAATCCACGTTCAAGAACCTCCTCCAGATTCACCGGCACGACTACGAGGAGTACTTCACCGCACCGCCGCCGGAGATCGTCACCGACCACGCTATCGAGATGGCGCGCGAGGACCCCTCCGAGCGGATGGTTCTCCACTACTTCCAGCCCCACACGCCGTACATCTCCCACGCACACCGCGAGAAACGCCCGCTCACCGACGTCGAATCTGACCCGTGGAAAGCGATGCAGAACGGCACGGCGACCAAATCGGAGGTGTGGGAACTCTACATGGACAACCTGCGGTTCGTGCTCGACAACATCGAGACGCTCCTCCGCAACGTCGACGCCGAGAAAGTCGTCATCACGGCCGACCACGGCGACCTGTTCGGTGAAATGGGTGCGTACGGTCACCCCGAGGGGTTCGTCCACCCCGACCTGAAGCGAGTCCCGTGGGCCATCGCGTCCGGAACCGACACCGGCGAACGAACGCCCGACGTCGACGTCTCTCGACAGACGGACTCCGACCACGACGTCGAGGACCGCTTGGAGAAACTGGGATACCTCTGA
- a CDS encoding DUF1616 domain-containing protein, whose protein sequence is MVSRPDRAKTTDAGLVATFVDLVLAAALTAAVFGIAVTGASSSVLDPLHVVLGGLLVFVLPGYALTAALFPARSAPRSPADAPPDHPSVSSTERVVLSVGLSLAATPLTVLALNFTEFGIGRASVLNGLVVVAAVALVAATVRRATLPPHQRFRLSLSWLPNGSAGGLRAIPATNVLIAVFLLASAGLVGATLAEPQNGERYTEFYLLTDNGENGTLVADEYPARLDPVEPRSLYVGIANHEERTVEYTVVTELQRIETRDGERTVAAESELDRFTATLAAGEATRQQRELTTDSAVTGEQLRLIFLLYRGTPPETTTEANAYRSTHIWVNATAP, encoded by the coding sequence ATGGTAAGTCGTCCCGACCGCGCGAAGACGACGGACGCCGGGCTAGTGGCGACGTTCGTCGACCTCGTCCTCGCGGCCGCACTCACCGCCGCCGTCTTCGGTATCGCAGTCACGGGGGCGTCCTCGTCGGTTCTGGACCCGCTACACGTCGTCCTCGGGGGACTGCTCGTCTTCGTGCTCCCCGGGTACGCGCTCACCGCCGCGCTCTTTCCGGCCCGGTCCGCGCCGCGGTCGCCGGCCGACGCGCCGCCGGACCACCCCTCCGTCTCCTCGACGGAGCGGGTTGTCCTCAGCGTCGGACTGAGTCTGGCCGCCACGCCGCTGACCGTCCTGGCGCTGAACTTCACCGAGTTCGGCATCGGCCGGGCGTCCGTGCTGAACGGACTGGTCGTCGTCGCCGCCGTCGCCCTCGTCGCCGCCACGGTCCGCCGGGCGACGCTCCCGCCGCACCAGCGGTTCCGGCTCTCGCTCTCGTGGCTTCCGAACGGGTCCGCCGGCGGGCTTCGCGCGATTCCGGCGACGAACGTCCTGATTGCCGTGTTCCTTCTGGCGTCGGCCGGCCTCGTCGGCGCGACGTTGGCGGAACCGCAGAACGGCGAGCGCTACACCGAGTTCTACCTGCTGACCGACAACGGGGAGAACGGGACGCTCGTCGCGGACGAGTACCCCGCGCGACTCGACCCGGTCGAACCGCGGTCGCTGTACGTGGGCATCGCGAACCACGAGGAGCGAACCGTCGAGTACACCGTCGTCACCGAACTGCAGCGGATAGAGACGCGGGACGGCGAGCGGACCGTCGCCGCCGAGAGCGAACTCGACCGCTTCACCGCGACGCTGGCGGCGGGCGAAGCGACCCGACAACAGCGCGAACTCACGACCGACTCCGCCGTGACCGGCGAGCAACTCCGCCTCATCTTCCTGCTGTACAGGGGAACGCCGCCGGAGACGACGACGGAGGCGAACGCGTACCGTTCGACCCACATCTGGGTGAACGCGACGGCACCGTAG
- a CDS encoding glycosyltransferase, giving the protein MTHSVLASAVNHPDAVNPYIGLFNQRIVQSLMRRGMEVDVVSPRPFAPPVGPHSEFSMLPTVEGWNGYDVHHPRFFYLLPKRFFYGAAGDSFAKRVPRYVERTFDVPDVVHACHIYLDGYGMVDYCERHDVPLFVVSHGHFMNEYDELADDVREKVDETLDAATKVLCVSDALAEKAGERVSRSKVEVVPIGATPSRYPVERRDELREELGIDPDATVALFVGEFCERKGIPELAEILPTLDLPNTEFVFVGHGGDEEWTLRRALSSSPFSARHVYTGITSLALRRWLAVADVLVLPSHAEGRPTVIYEAMAAETAVLSTTVGGVPEQVADGETGVLIPPGDTDRLRDELTSLSADRERLREMGRRGRERLVEQGWTWDDHAERVHALHREALE; this is encoded by the coding sequence ATGACTCACAGCGTTCTGGCGAGCGCAGTCAACCATCCAGACGCGGTCAACCCGTACATCGGGCTGTTCAATCAGCGAATCGTTCAGTCGCTCATGCGCCGCGGGATGGAGGTGGACGTCGTCTCGCCGCGTCCGTTCGCGCCGCCGGTCGGCCCCCACTCGGAGTTCTCCATGCTGCCGACCGTCGAGGGGTGGAACGGCTACGACGTCCACCACCCGCGCTTCTTCTACCTGCTACCGAAGCGGTTCTTCTACGGGGCCGCCGGCGACTCGTTCGCCAAGCGCGTGCCACGGTACGTCGAGCGGACGTTCGACGTGCCGGACGTCGTCCACGCCTGCCACATCTACCTCGACGGCTACGGGATGGTGGACTACTGCGAGCGACACGACGTGCCCCTGTTCGTCGTCTCGCACGGTCACTTCATGAACGAGTACGACGAGTTGGCCGACGACGTCCGCGAGAAGGTGGACGAGACGCTCGACGCCGCGACGAAGGTGCTGTGCGTCAGCGACGCCCTCGCGGAGAAGGCCGGAGAGCGCGTCTCCCGGTCGAAAGTCGAGGTGGTCCCCATCGGCGCGACGCCATCGCGCTACCCGGTCGAACGGCGCGACGAACTCCGCGAGGAACTCGGCATCGACCCCGACGCGACGGTGGCGCTGTTCGTCGGCGAGTTCTGCGAGCGGAAGGGTATCCCCGAGTTGGCCGAGATTCTCCCGACGCTCGACCTCCCGAACACGGAGTTCGTCTTCGTCGGTCACGGCGGCGACGAGGAGTGGACGCTCCGGCGCGCCCTCTCGTCGAGTCCGTTCTCCGCGCGCCACGTCTACACCGGAATCACGTCGCTGGCGCTTCGCCGGTGGCTGGCCGTCGCCGACGTGCTCGTCCTCCCGAGTCACGCCGAGGGGCGTCCGACGGTCATCTACGAGGCGATGGCCGCCGAGACGGCGGTCCTCTCGACCACCGTCGGCGGCGTCCCCGAACAGGTCGCGGACGGCGAGACGGGCGTCCTCATCCCGCCGGGCGACACCGACAGACTCCGCGACGAACTCACGTCGCTGTCGGCCGACCGGGAGCGTCTGCGGGAGATGGGCAGGCGGGGACGCGAACGACTCGTCGAGCAGGGGTGGACGTGGGACGACCACGCCGAACGCGTCCACGCTCTCCACCGCGAGGCGCTGGAATGA
- a CDS encoding glycosyltransferase family 4 protein → MTDDLHVAAVTAHRPHEIVEPLTLATESVTVVDIDPTGFLARNLKAVRQTLRATDDPGPDVVLSDCRGFLGFLVAAVCVLRGVPFVFRFKGNHWRGLANMYQPERGDGVATMVRYYLTYALDEAIYAAACGYVVVSEELKEVVVERTGCRPEQVRVVHVPLVPDRDDGSAAAARERFGIDEETVLLTVTNLKYRGKYEGVRTVVRGMESVLAAHEDAAYVVAGGGSYLDDVRRAVDAVADPAVRDRIYVVGFVDDVADLYALADAFVYVSHIDGYPRAVLEAQQSALPAVVNAAHGMVEQVEDGENGLVLEEATPDAVARRVTELLARDDRVRMGENARERVRTENDPAAIGDQLVAAMTGIMKHK, encoded by the coding sequence ATGACGGACGACCTCCACGTCGCGGCGGTCACCGCCCATCGGCCGCACGAGATAGTCGAACCCCTGACGCTCGCGACGGAGTCGGTGACGGTGGTCGATATCGACCCAACTGGCTTCCTCGCCCGGAACCTGAAGGCGGTTCGACAGACGCTCCGAGCGACCGACGACCCGGGTCCGGACGTCGTCCTCTCGGACTGTCGGGGGTTCCTCGGCTTCCTCGTCGCGGCCGTCTGCGTGCTTCGCGGCGTCCCGTTCGTCTTCCGGTTCAAGGGGAACCACTGGCGGGGACTGGCCAACATGTACCAGCCGGAACGGGGTGACGGCGTCGCCACGATGGTGCGATACTACCTCACGTACGCCCTCGACGAGGCCATCTACGCGGCGGCGTGCGGCTACGTCGTCGTCTCCGAGGAACTGAAGGAAGTGGTCGTCGAGCGAACCGGTTGTCGGCCCGAACAGGTCCGCGTCGTCCACGTCCCCCTCGTCCCGGACAGGGACGACGGGTCCGCGGCGGCGGCCAGAGAGCGCTTCGGCATCGACGAGGAGACGGTGCTGCTGACGGTGACGAACCTCAAGTACCGCGGCAAGTACGAGGGCGTCCGCACCGTCGTCCGCGGGATGGAGTCGGTCCTCGCGGCGCACGAGGACGCCGCGTACGTCGTCGCCGGCGGCGGGTCGTACCTCGACGACGTGCGGCGAGCGGTCGACGCCGTCGCCGACCCGGCGGTTCGCGACCGAATCTACGTCGTCGGCTTCGTGGACGACGTGGCCGACCTGTACGCACTCGCCGACGCGTTCGTCTACGTCTCGCACATCGACGGCTACCCCCGCGCGGTGCTGGAGGCGCAGCAGTCGGCGCTCCCCGCGGTGGTCAACGCGGCGCACGGCATGGTCGAACAGGTCGAGGACGGCGAGAACGGACTGGTGCTGGAGGAGGCGACGCCGGACGCCGTGGCGCGCCGCGTGACCGAACTGCTGGCGCGCGACGACCGGGTCCGGATGGGCGAGAACGCGCGCGAACGGGTTCGGACCGAGAACGACCCCGCGGCCATCGGCGACCAACTCGTCGCGGCGATGACCGGGATTATGAAGCACAAATAA
- a CDS encoding sulfatase, which yields MGCKIKLVGDVLCGRAMTTNRRPNIVWLTLDSVRTDRTSLAGYHRDTTPQMQRIADDADGQAFTDCVSHAMWSLPSDSSILTGTYPAHHGTGLWNDVLPPDITTVPERFSELGYRTVGISQNAYCSDSTGLSRGFDEFTWMHKSNLLQTAGPRILLRYLLGLRKHSAGYTTTPSRHRPEFIATEVAKRQLSSYAGGDDPFFMFVHTQGAHLPYIPPLPYRDAFTDDIELSTEEAVEVAFDRSMNYYREIANGCEFSAAEKEAIDAMYDGVLAYADQQVGDLFDHVQSLDAGPTIFVVTGDHGDLLGEHGVIGHQFSLHDGLVNVPTVVHGLPSATDLPSDSLVQHIDVMQMLLAEAGASDSALDELQGIDPREEERTYALSQRGNETYETAVEQVRTHNPDADLGRFQSGLLHAVRSDEYKWLRGDRGDELYRLDDEDTDVSAAHPSVAEEHRAFFEAFSERLGRGRRNTEKREMSSAMKKQLSDLGYVMD from the coding sequence ATGGGCTGTAAAATTAAACTCGTCGGGGACGTCCTCTGCGGCAGAGCGATGACTACGAATAGACGGCCGAACATCGTCTGGTTGACGTTAGACAGTGTTCGGACCGACCGAACCTCGCTAGCGGGATACCACCGCGATACGACGCCCCAGATGCAGCGTATCGCGGACGACGCCGACGGGCAGGCGTTCACCGACTGCGTGTCGCACGCGATGTGGTCACTCCCCTCCGACTCGTCGATACTGACCGGGACCTACCCCGCTCACCACGGGACCGGCCTCTGGAACGACGTCCTCCCGCCAGACATCACGACGGTTCCAGAGCGGTTCTCGGAACTGGGATACCGTACGGTGGGAATCTCGCAGAACGCCTACTGTAGCGACTCTACGGGACTCTCCCGTGGATTCGACGAGTTCACGTGGATGCACAAATCGAACCTCCTGCAGACTGCCGGGCCACGGATACTGTTGAGATATCTGCTCGGTCTGCGAAAGCACTCCGCGGGATACACCACGACGCCCTCCCGCCACCGTCCCGAGTTCATCGCGACGGAGGTGGCCAAGCGGCAGCTCAGCTCCTACGCCGGCGGCGACGACCCCTTCTTCATGTTCGTGCACACGCAGGGTGCGCACCTACCGTACATCCCACCGTTGCCGTACCGGGACGCCTTCACCGACGACATCGAACTGTCCACCGAGGAGGCCGTCGAGGTTGCGTTCGACCGGAGCATGAACTACTACCGCGAGATAGCGAACGGCTGCGAGTTCTCCGCCGCGGAGAAGGAGGCGATAGACGCGATGTACGACGGCGTCCTCGCCTACGCCGACCAGCAGGTGGGCGACCTGTTCGACCACGTCCAGTCGCTCGACGCGGGTCCGACCATCTTCGTCGTCACCGGCGACCACGGGGACCTGCTGGGCGAACACGGCGTCATCGGCCACCAGTTCTCGCTGCACGACGGCCTCGTCAACGTCCCCACCGTCGTGCACGGACTCCCGTCGGCGACCGACCTCCCGAGCGACTCGCTGGTCCAGCACATCGACGTGATGCAGATGCTCCTCGCGGAGGCGGGTGCGTCCGACTCTGCGTTGGACGAACTGCAGGGCATCGACCCGCGAGAGGAGGAGCGGACGTACGCGCTCAGCCAACGCGGCAACGAGACGTACGAGACGGCGGTCGAGCAGGTGCGAACGCACAACCCCGACGCGGACCTCGGCCGGTTCCAGTCGGGACTGCTGCACGCCGTCCGGAGCGACGAGTACAAGTGGCTCCGCGGTGACCGCGGCGACGAACTCTACCGACTCGACGACGAGGACACCGACGTGTCGGCAGCGCATCCGTCCGTCGCCGAGGAACACCGCGCGTTCTTCGAGGCGTTCTCCGAGCGTCTCGGGAGGGGCCGGCGGAACACCGAGAAGCGCGAGATGTCGAGCGCGATGAAAAAGCAGCTCTCGGACCTCGGCTACGTGATGGACTGA